The Elaeis guineensis isolate ETL-2024a chromosome 13, EG11, whole genome shotgun sequence genome includes a region encoding these proteins:
- the LOC105056445 gene encoding stress-response A/B barrel domain-containing protein UP3, with translation MLCLKTLPSLYRPSAPFKSLLFPSRPRPPSLFSPPSPARPSLILCAAPGISSASSAASSVTKMAAATATTVEHVVLFKVRDSTDPSKIDAMISNLGSLVSLDIVSHLAAVPILRHRSSAASAAGFTHLLHSRYRSKPDLAAYSAHPAHQAVVKEHVLPICDDIMALDWVADLDGLAAPPPGSAMRLTLAKPKEGAAAAELLAAIQVAQGAVPAARQVSYGENFSPARAKGYSVGFLSVFPGVEELDAMDGEGNEAVEAHKEKVRPLLESLIVIDFVVPPPPAASL, from the coding sequence ATGCTGTGTCTGAAAACCCTCCCGTCTCTTTACCGCCCCTCCGCCCCCTTCAAGTCGCTTCTCTTCCCCTCCCGCCCTCGCCCCCCTTCCTTATTCTCACCTCCCTCTCCGGCCCGCCCCTCCCTAATTCTCTGCGCCGCCCCCGGCATCTCCTCTGCCTCATCTGCCGCCTCCTCCGTCACAAAGATGGCCGCCGCCACCGCTACCACTGTCGAGCACGTAGTCCTCTTTAAGGTCCGCGATTCCACCGATCCCTCCAAGATCGACGCCATGATTTCCAATCTCGGGTCCCTCGTCTCCCTCGACATCGTCTCCCACCTCGCCGCTGTTCCCATCCTCCGCCACCGCTCCTCCGCCGCCTCCGCCGCCGGCTTCACCCATCTCCTCCATAGCCGCTACCGCTCCAAGCCCGACCTTGCCGCCTACTCCGCCCACCCCGCTCACCAGGCAGTCGTCAAGGAACACGTCCTTCCCATTTGCGACGACATCATGGCCCTCGACTGGGTCGCCGACCTCGACGGACTGGCGGCACCGCCACCGGGGTCGGCGATGCGGCTGACTCTGGCGAAGCCCAAGGAGGGGGCGGCAGCGGCGGAGCTCCTGGCGGCGATCCAAGTGGCCCAAGGGGCCGTTCCGGCTGCCCGGCAGGTGAGCTATGGGGAGAACTTCTCGCCGGCGAGGGCCAAGGGGTACTCCGTGGGGTTCCTTTCGGTGTTCCCGGGGGTGGAGGAGCTCGATGCAATGGACGGGGAAGGGAATGAGGCTGTGGAGGCGCACAAGGAGAAGGTGAGGCCGCTGCTTGAGAGCCTTATCGTCATTGATTTCGTGGTCCCGCCCCCGCCGGCTGCCAGCCTTTAA